One Eulemur rufifrons isolate Redbay chromosome 12, OSU_ERuf_1, whole genome shotgun sequence genomic window carries:
- the IDO1 gene encoding indoleamine 2,3-dioxygenase 1 yields the protein MAHSTASPKDSSWKITEECHIDEDVGFALPNPLEELPAEYNAWMIIAENLPALIETGQLRAEVEKLPLLSIDELQGHKQQRLARLVLGYITMAYVWNQRDGDVSKILPRNIAIPYCKLSEKLGLPPILLYADCVLANWKKKDPNGPMTYENMDILFSFPGGDCGKGFFLVSLLVEIAAASAIKVIPIIFSAVQHQDQDTLQQALLDVASSLKKALEVFHQIHEHVDPELFFNVLRIYLSGWKGNPQLSEGLLYEGVWDTPRKFAGGSAAQSSIFQCFDVLLGIQQSSGGESAAEFLQEMRKYMPPAHRDFLRSVESGPSVREFVLGQGDAGLQGAYDACVKALVSLRNYHLRIVTKYIVIPARRKAEENHKSEEPSGLENKGTGGTDLMNFLKTVRNTTEKSLLKEGRLM from the exons ATGGCACATTCTACAGCATCTCCCAAGGACAGTTCTTGGAAAATCACTGAGGAATGCCACATTGATGAAGATGTGGGCTTCGCTCTGCCCAATCCACTG gaagagctACCTGCTGAGTATAATGCCTGGATGATCATTGCTGAGAACCTGCCTGCTCTGATCGAGACTGGTCAGCTCCGAGCTGAAGTTGAGAAG TTACCACTGCTCAGCATCGATGAGCTCCAAGGGCACAAGCAACAGCGCCTCGCGCGTCTGGTTCTGGGGTACATCACCATGGCGTATGTGTGGAACCAACGTGACGGAGATGTCAGCAAG ATCTTGCCGAGAAATATTGCTATTCCTTACTGCAAACTCTCTGAGAAGCTGGGGCTCCCTCCTATTCTCCTATACGCAGACTGTGTCTTGGCAAACTGGAAGAAAAAGGATCCCAATGG GCCCATGACTTATGA GAACATGGACATTTTGTTCTCGTTTCCTGGTGGGGACTGCGGTAAAGGATTCTTCCTGGTTTCTCTATTGGTGGAAATAGCAGCTGCTTCTGCCATCAAA gtAATTCCCATCATATTCAGTGCAGTGCAGCACCAGGACCAGGATACTTTGCAACAGGCACTGCTTGATGTAGCTTCTTCCCTGAAGAAAGCCCTTGAAGTGTTTCACCAAATCCATG AACACGTGGACCCAGAACTATTTTTCAATGTTCTTCGCATATATTTGTCTGG CTGGAAAGGCAACCCCCAGCTGTCAGAGGGTCTGCTGTACGAGGGGGTCTGGGACACCCCGAGGAAGTTCGCAGGGGGCAGCGCCGCCCAAAGCAGCATCTTTCAGTGCTTCGATGTCCTGCTGGGCATCCAGCAGAGCTCTGGTGGAG AATCCGCTGCCGAGTTCCTGCAGGAAATGAGAAAGTATATGCCACCGGCTCACCGGGACTTTCTTCGCTCAGTAGAGTCAGGTCCATCAGTTCGTGAGTTTGTCCTGGGGCAAGGTGATGCCGGCCTGCAGGGAGCGTATGACGCGTGTGTGAAAGCTCTGGTCTCCCTGAGGAACTACCATTTGCGAATCGTGACTAAGTACATCGTGATTCCTGCGCGCAGGAAGGCCGAGGAAAACCATAAGTCTGAAGAGCCCTCAGGGCTGGAAAACAAAGGAACTGGAGGCACGGATCTCATGAATTTCCTAAAGACTGTAAGAAATACAACAGAGAAATCCCTTTTGAAGGAAGGAAGGTTAATGTAA